The Coffea arabica cultivar ET-39 chromosome 1e, Coffea Arabica ET-39 HiFi, whole genome shotgun sequence genome has a window encoding:
- the LOC113717914 gene encoding WD repeat-containing protein GTS1 isoform X2, with protein sequence MEGEGSHEDVEMEVEQEREPSSSSSAAMKRFGLKNSIQTNFGDDYVFQIVAREDWTSMAVSLSSNAVKLYSPLTGQYLGECRGHSATVNHISFNVPSSPHIFCSSSSDATIRFWDTRTFHQVVFWDWRTMKKAACLEESHIEDVTQVHFVPGHQNKLLSASVDGLMCLFDTSGDINEDDHLESVLNVGTSIGKVGFCGDSNQKIWCLTHIETLSVWDWKESIMEVNFEDARSLTSDRWTLGHVDYFVDCHYSMDENRLWVIGGTNSGTLGYFPLYCKSSQGGASTIGSAEAVLLGGHAGTVRSILPMSPLSGRITQSQGIFGWTGGEDGRLCCWLSDEAFDSNRSFISSALVAKVQKNSRNSRHSPY encoded by the exons ATGGAAGGGGAAGGCAGTCACGAAGACGTGGAGATGGAGGTCGAACAGGAAAGAGAGccatcatcatcatcgtcaGCGGCAATGAAGCGCTTCGGCCTCAAAAACTCTATTCAGACTAACTTCGGAGACGACTACGTCTTTCAAATCGTTGCCCG AGAGGATTGGACGTCAATGGCGGTGTCGCTTTCGTCAAACGCTGTAAAATTGTACTCGCCGTTGACCGGACAGTACCTTGGGGAGTGCAGAGGCCACTCCGCAACTGTAAATCACATTTCCTTCAATGTTCCGTCGTCTCCGCATATATTCTGCTCTTCCTCCTCTGACGCCACTATCAGATTTTGGGACACTAGGACTTTTCATCAG GTTGTGTTCTGGGATTGGAGGACCATGAAAAAGGCTGCATGCTTGGAGGAATCCCATATAGAGGATGTCACTCAG GTGCACTTTGTTCCTGGTCACCAGAACAAGCTTCTTTCTGCTTCGGTTGATGGACTAATGTGTCTGTTTGACACCAGCGGAGATATCAACGAAGATGACCATTTGGAGTCA GTACTTAATGTGGGAACCTCGATTGGAAAAGTTGGGTTTTGTGGAGATTCTAACCAGAAAATTTGGTGTTTGACGCACATTGAAACTTTGAG CGTTTGGGACTGGAAAGAATCAATCATGGAAGTCAATTTTGAGGATGCTCGTTCTTTGACTTCTGACAGATGGACACTTGGTCAT GTTGATTACTTCGTTGATTGCCATTACTCAATGGATGAGAATCGTCTCTGGGTGATTGGTGGTACAAATTCTGGCACGTTAGGCTATTTCCCATTGTATTGCAAAAGCAGTCAAGGAGGGGCGTCCACAATTGGGTCAGCGGAAGCTGTTCTTCTTGGAGGCCATGCAGGTACTGTTAGGAGCATATTGCCTATGTCCCCCTTGTCAGGAAGAATCACCCAAAGCCAAGGCATCTTTGGATGGACAGGTGGTGAGGATGGCCGTTTGTGTTGTTGGTTGTCTGACGAAGCATTTGATAGCAATCGCTCATTTATATCCAGTGCGCTGGTTGCCAAGGTACAAAAGAATAGCAGGAATAGCCGGCACAGTCCATATTAG
- the LOC113717914 gene encoding WD repeat-containing protein GTS1 isoform X3 produces the protein MAVSLSSNAVKLYSPLTGQYLGECRGHSATVNHISFNVPSSPHIFCSSSSDATIRFWDTRTFHQVSFINAGPSEEIFSFSFGGPADNLLAAGCKSQVVFWDWRTMKKAACLEESHIEDVTQVHFVPGHQNKLLSASVDGLMCLFDTSGDINEDDHLESVLNVGTSIGKVGFCGDSNQKIWCLTHIETLSVWDWKESIMEVNFEDARSLTSDRWTLGHVDYFVDCHYSMDENRLWVIGGTNSGTLGYFPLYCKSSQGGASTIGSAEAVLLGGHAGTVRSILPMSPLSGRITQSQGIFGWTGGEDGRLCCWLSDEAFDSNRSFISSALVAKVQKNSRNSRHSPY, from the exons ATGGCGGTGTCGCTTTCGTCAAACGCTGTAAAATTGTACTCGCCGTTGACCGGACAGTACCTTGGGGAGTGCAGAGGCCACTCCGCAACTGTAAATCACATTTCCTTCAATGTTCCGTCGTCTCCGCATATATTCTGCTCTTCCTCCTCTGACGCCACTATCAGATTTTGGGACACTAGGACTTTTCATCAG GTATCTTTTATAAATGCGGGCCCGTCAGAAGAAATTTTCAGTTTCTCTTTTGGTGGACCTGCTGACAATCTTCTTGCTGCTGGTTGCAAGTCTCAG GTTGTGTTCTGGGATTGGAGGACCATGAAAAAGGCTGCATGCTTGGAGGAATCCCATATAGAGGATGTCACTCAG GTGCACTTTGTTCCTGGTCACCAGAACAAGCTTCTTTCTGCTTCGGTTGATGGACTAATGTGTCTGTTTGACACCAGCGGAGATATCAACGAAGATGACCATTTGGAGTCA GTACTTAATGTGGGAACCTCGATTGGAAAAGTTGGGTTTTGTGGAGATTCTAACCAGAAAATTTGGTGTTTGACGCACATTGAAACTTTGAG CGTTTGGGACTGGAAAGAATCAATCATGGAAGTCAATTTTGAGGATGCTCGTTCTTTGACTTCTGACAGATGGACACTTGGTCAT GTTGATTACTTCGTTGATTGCCATTACTCAATGGATGAGAATCGTCTCTGGGTGATTGGTGGTACAAATTCTGGCACGTTAGGCTATTTCCCATTGTATTGCAAAAGCAGTCAAGGAGGGGCGTCCACAATTGGGTCAGCGGAAGCTGTTCTTCTTGGAGGCCATGCAGGTACTGTTAGGAGCATATTGCCTATGTCCCCCTTGTCAGGAAGAATCACCCAAAGCCAAGGCATCTTTGGATGGACAGGTGGTGAGGATGGCCGTTTGTGTTGTTGGTTGTCTGACGAAGCATTTGATAGCAATCGCTCATTTATATCCAGTGCGCTGGTTGCCAAGGTACAAAAGAATAGCAGGAATAGCCGGCACAGTCCATATTAG
- the LOC113717898 gene encoding DNA mismatch repair protein PMS1-like gives MATKGGPSMMLDKDSATIRPINKGVVHRICAGQVILDLSSAVKELVENSLDAGATSIEIALKDYGEESFQVIDNGCGISPHNFKVLALKHHTSKISDFPDLQSLATFGFRGEALSSLCALGELTVETRTQNEAVATHLTFNHSGLLVTERKTARQIGTTVTVKKLFSSLPVRSKEFHRNIRKEYGKLITLLNAYALIAKGVRLVCTNTAGKNAKSVVLRTQGSGSLRDNIITVLGMNTFTCLEPVEVSISDGCTVDGFLSKPGYGSGRNLGDRQFFFVNGRPVDMPKVSKLVNELYRGANSRQFPIAIMNFTVPARSYDVNVTPDKRKIFFSDEVSILRTLREALEKIYSPDSASYLVHELDEQSKKKSTSKFHFKQENSQLQRRQSSHDDCDKAEACDKKQLLDGDTLCIADKKDMNDISIVEVKDGNLNHSAGQDFLLRVHSTKKEDTLSRCSYNKCKDPSSTTEKKPLPLSSSPPEESCDDNSRLQCRSTIFQSSLKKFVNVTKRKHESISNALSEVPLLRSSLTSCQSKELRFGKHNTHPNLPVNSMIIDDSDEFSNNGPEPSECVRVNQVCHERGTAFPDDKAMENRESTQQLKLEETVLRIPTSNNLENMSEDLLDETIRLESSDPSSDSPISSLTVGCTLQFSFKELTTRRQQRLARLHILNHTSRKMKIKGSYTAATLELSQMTNDEGKSRALAAATSELERLFKKEDFERMKVIGQFNLGFIIAKLDHDLFIVDQHAADEKYNYERLSQSTVLNQQPLLQPLRLELSPEEEIVTSMHMDIIRRNGFSLEEDVHAPPGQRFKIKAVPFSKNIIFGVADVKDLLSILADSHGECSIIGSYRSDTADSVCPPRVRAMLASRACRSSVMVGDPLGRNEMQKILEHLAGLKSPWNCPHGRPTMRHLVDLTTVRGRINVEEEAM, from the exons ATGGCAACAAAAGGTGGGCCTTCGATGATGTTGGACAAGGATTCTGCTACCATCCGCCCTATAAATAAGGGCGTTGTTCACCGAATCTGCGCTGGACAAGTGATTTTAGACCTTTCCTCCGCCGTCAAGGAGCTCGTTGAGAACAGCTTGGATGCCGGCGCCACCAGCATCGAGATCGCTCTTAAAGATTACGGAGAAGAATCCTTCCAGGTTATCGACAACGGTTGCGGCATTTCTCCTCACAACTTTAAG GTTCTTGCACTGAAGCATCATACGTCAAAGATATCAGATTTTCCGGATCTTCAGTCATTAGCAACATTTGGATTCAGAGGCGAGGCGTTGAGCTCCCTGTGTGCTCTGGGGGAGTTAACTGTTGAGACAAGGACCCAGAACGAAGCAGTTGCGACACACTTGACTTTCAACCACTCCGGGCTTCTTGTCACTGAAAGGAAAACAGCACGACAGATTGGCACCACTGTCACCGTGAAGAAGTTGTTTTCTAGTTTGCCAGTGAGGAGCAAAGAGTTTCACCGCAATATACGCAAGGAATATGGGAAGCTTATCACTTTGTTGAAT GCCTATGCTCTTATTGCTAAGGGAGTTAGACTAGTATGCACAAATACAGCTGGAAAAAATGCAAAGTCTGTGGTACTTAGGACACAAGGAAGTGGATCCCTTAGAGATAACATCATAACAGTACTTGGTATGAACACCTTTACCTGCTTGGAGCCTGTGGAAGTGAGTATATCAGATGGTTGCACAGTTGATGGTTTTCTTTCAAAGCCTGGATATGGAAGCGGACGCAATTTAGGAGATCGACAGTTCTTCTTTGTAAATGGCCGACCTGTTGATATGCCGAAAGTAAGTAAACTTGTGAATGAATTGTATAGAGGTGCAAACTCCCGACAGTTTCCAATTGCAATAATGAATTTCACAGTTCCCGCTAGATCGTATGATGTAAATGTTACGCctgacaaaagaaaaatatttttttctgatGAAGTATCCATTTTGCGCACCTTAAGAGAAGCGCTGGAAAAGATTTACTCACCAGATTCTGCAAGTTATTTAGTGCATGAACTTGATGAGCAGAGCAAGAAGAAATCTACTTCCAAGTTTCATTTTAAACAAGAGAACTCACAGCTGCAGAGAAGGCAATCATCTCATGATGACTGTGATAAAGCTGAAGCATGTGACAAAAAGCAACTTCTGGATGGTGATACTCTATGTATAGCAGATAAAAAGGACATGAATGATATTTCTATTGTGGAGGTGAAGGATGGCAATCTCAACCATTCAGCAGGACAAGACTTTCTTCTGAGAGTCCATAGCACTAAGAAGGAAGATACCTTGTCTAGATGTTCCTACAACAAATGTAAGGATCCTAGTAGTACTACAGAAAAGAAACCTTTGCCTCTTAGTTCAAGCCCACCAGAGGAATCATGTGATGATAATTCACGTTTGCAGTGCCGTTCAACTATTTTTCAGTCATCGCTGAAGAAGTTTGTAAATGTAACTAAAAGAAAGCATGAGAGTATCAGCAATGCACTCTCAGAAGTCCCTCTCCTTAGAAGCAGCTTAACTTCCTGTCAATCAAAGGAACTCAGATTTGGTAAGCACAATACACACCCTAATTTGCCGGTGAACAGCATGATAATTGATGATTCAGATGAATTTAGTAATAATGGGCCTGAACCATCTGAATGTGTAAGAGTTAACCAAGTTTGCCATGAGAGAGGCACGGCATTTCCTGATGATAAAGCTATGGAAAATCGAGAATCAACACAG CAACTTAAATTGGAAGAGACAGTGTTGCGTATTCCTACAAGCAACAATTTAGAAAATATGTCTGAGGACCTACTGGATGAGACCATAAGATTGGAGTCTTCTGATCCATCTTCAGATTCTCCAATTTCTAGTCTGACCGTTGGATGTACATTGCAATTTAGTTTTAAAGAACTGACAACGAGGAGGCAGCAGAGGCTTGCAAGATTGCATATCCTGAATCATACCTCTCGAAAGATGAAGATTAAAGG GTCCTACACTGCAGCAACTTTAGAGCTCTCCCAGATGACAAATGATGAAGGTAAATCAAGAGCCTTAGCTGCTGCTACAAGTGAGTTGGAAAGGCTATTCAAGAAGGAAGACTTTGAACGGATGAAG GTTATTGGGCAATTTAATCTTGGATTTATCATTGCAAAGTTAGATCATGATCTTTTCATAGTGGATCAG CATGCTGCAGATGAGAAATACAATTATGAGCGGCTGTCACAGTCAACAGTCCTAAACCAGCAACCTTTACTCCA GCCATTGAGATTGGAGTTATCCCCTGAAGAAGAAATAGTCACTTCAATGCATATGGATATAATCAG GAGAAATGGTTTCTCATTGGAAGAGGATGTGCATGCTCCTCCTGGGCAGCGCTTTAAAATCAAAGCAGTTCCATTCAGTAAAAACATTATTTTTGGCGTTGCAG ATGTCAAGGATCTGCTGTCAATTCTTGCTGATAGCCACGGGGAATGCTCTATCATTGGCAGTTATAGATCAGATACTGCTGATTCAGTTTGCCCTCCTAGAGTTCGTGCGATGCTTGCATCACGTGCTTGTAGGTCATCTGTTATGGTTGGAGATCCCCTTGGGAGAAATGAAATGCAGAAG ATACTTGAACATTTGGCGGGCTTGAAGTCTCCTTGGAATTGCCCTCATGGCCGACCTACAATGCGTCATTTGGTTGATTTAACAACCGTCCGTGGAAGAATAAATGTGGAGGAAGAAGCCATGTAA
- the LOC113696405 gene encoding thiamine pyrophosphokinase 2-like produces the protein MVDLQNAPWAFNQMQGTKIVDASHDQDTTDLHKCVVYISDFFDLQISNLCIVVVGALGGHEIGNINVLYRFSTIRIILLNDDCLIQLLPRSHHHEIHIKPSILGPHCGLVPVGMPSTNTTTTGGLQWDLNNTKMEFGGLISTSNIAKGQIVTVHSDTDLIWTISIRKT, from the exons ATGGTTGACCTGCAAAATGCT cCGTGGGCTTTTAACCAAATGCAGGGAACCAAAATAGTAGATGCATCTCATGATCAGGACACCACGGATTTACACAAGTGTGTTGTGTACATCAGTGATTTTTTCGACCTGCAAATTTCAAAT TTATGCATTGTTGTTGTTGGGGCCCTCGGTGGGCATGAGATTGGAAACATCAATGTATTATATCGCTTCTCAACCATACGAATAATTCTTCTGAATGATGACTGCCTTATCCAACTTCTTCCCAGAAGTCATCATCATGAGATCCACATCAAGCCCTCTATTCTGGGCCCACATTGTGGACTAGTGCCTGTGGGTATGCCATCAACAAACACAACAACAACAGGAGGCCTTCAGTGGGATCTAA ACAATACGAAGATGGAATTTGGTGGCTTGATCAGTACATCAAATATTGCAAAAGGACAGATTGTGACTGTGCACTCTGATACCGATCTCATTTGGACAATATCCATCAGAAAGACATAA
- the LOC113717930 gene encoding uncharacterized protein OsI_027940 has protein sequence MSRHPEVKWAQRLDKVYLTVLLPDAKNAKVNLDPDGVFTFSGTAGAENHLYELKLELYDKVNVEESKINIGVRNIFCVLEKAEKNWWKKLLRGDGKAPHYIKVDWDKWADEDDDTGPGDLDLGGMDFSKFGDMGMGGMGGMGDFGGMGGMGGMGGMGDFGSMGGMGGMGGMGDFGGMGGMGGMNFDGMGDDDSDDEGHEVSKPAEKADDKTDEGVKSSEEKAPGPSS, from the exons CCGACATCCTGAGGTGAAATGGGCCCAAAGGTTGGACAAGGTATATCTTACAGTGCTACTCCCAGATGCTAAGAATGCAAAGGTTAACCTTGATCCAGATGGGGTTTTTACATTCTCTGGAACAGCTGGGGCAGAAAACCATCTCTATGAGCTGAAACTTGAACTTTATGACAAAGTTAATGTCGAG GAGAGCAAAATAAATATTGGGGTGAGAAATATCTTCTGTGTTTTGGAGAAAGCAGAGAAGAATTGGTGGAAGAAACTATTGCGTGGAGATGGAAAGGCACCTCACTATATTAAAGTAGATTGGGATAAATGGgctgatgaagatgatgacacaG GTCCTGGAGACTTGGATTTGGGTGGAATGGATTTCTCG AAATTTGGTGACATGGGCATGGGGGGCATGGGTGGCATGGGCGACTTTGGCGGCATGGGGGGCATGGGGGGCATGGGTGGCATGGGCGACTTTGGCAGCATGGGGGGCATGGGGGGCATGGGTGGCATGGGCGACTTTGGCGGCATGGGTGGCATGGGTGGCATGAATTTTGATGGTATGGGTGATGACGATAGCGATGACGAAG GGCATGAGGTCTCAAAACCCGCAGAGAAAGCTGATGACAAGACTGATGAAGGGGTGAAGTCATCAGAAGAGAAGGCTCCTGGACCAAGCTCCTGA
- the LOC113717914 gene encoding WD repeat-containing protein GTS1 isoform X1, producing MEGEGSHEDVEMEVEQEREPSSSSSAAMKRFGLKNSIQTNFGDDYVFQIVAREDWTSMAVSLSSNAVKLYSPLTGQYLGECRGHSATVNHISFNVPSSPHIFCSSSSDATIRFWDTRTFHQVSFINAGPSEEIFSFSFGGPADNLLAAGCKSQVVFWDWRTMKKAACLEESHIEDVTQVHFVPGHQNKLLSASVDGLMCLFDTSGDINEDDHLESVLNVGTSIGKVGFCGDSNQKIWCLTHIETLSVWDWKESIMEVNFEDARSLTSDRWTLGHVDYFVDCHYSMDENRLWVIGGTNSGTLGYFPLYCKSSQGGASTIGSAEAVLLGGHAGTVRSILPMSPLSGRITQSQGIFGWTGGEDGRLCCWLSDEAFDSNRSFISSALVAKVQKNSRNSRHSPY from the exons ATGGAAGGGGAAGGCAGTCACGAAGACGTGGAGATGGAGGTCGAACAGGAAAGAGAGccatcatcatcatcgtcaGCGGCAATGAAGCGCTTCGGCCTCAAAAACTCTATTCAGACTAACTTCGGAGACGACTACGTCTTTCAAATCGTTGCCCG AGAGGATTGGACGTCAATGGCGGTGTCGCTTTCGTCAAACGCTGTAAAATTGTACTCGCCGTTGACCGGACAGTACCTTGGGGAGTGCAGAGGCCACTCCGCAACTGTAAATCACATTTCCTTCAATGTTCCGTCGTCTCCGCATATATTCTGCTCTTCCTCCTCTGACGCCACTATCAGATTTTGGGACACTAGGACTTTTCATCAG GTATCTTTTATAAATGCGGGCCCGTCAGAAGAAATTTTCAGTTTCTCTTTTGGTGGACCTGCTGACAATCTTCTTGCTGCTGGTTGCAAGTCTCAG GTTGTGTTCTGGGATTGGAGGACCATGAAAAAGGCTGCATGCTTGGAGGAATCCCATATAGAGGATGTCACTCAG GTGCACTTTGTTCCTGGTCACCAGAACAAGCTTCTTTCTGCTTCGGTTGATGGACTAATGTGTCTGTTTGACACCAGCGGAGATATCAACGAAGATGACCATTTGGAGTCA GTACTTAATGTGGGAACCTCGATTGGAAAAGTTGGGTTTTGTGGAGATTCTAACCAGAAAATTTGGTGTTTGACGCACATTGAAACTTTGAG CGTTTGGGACTGGAAAGAATCAATCATGGAAGTCAATTTTGAGGATGCTCGTTCTTTGACTTCTGACAGATGGACACTTGGTCAT GTTGATTACTTCGTTGATTGCCATTACTCAATGGATGAGAATCGTCTCTGGGTGATTGGTGGTACAAATTCTGGCACGTTAGGCTATTTCCCATTGTATTGCAAAAGCAGTCAAGGAGGGGCGTCCACAATTGGGTCAGCGGAAGCTGTTCTTCTTGGAGGCCATGCAGGTACTGTTAGGAGCATATTGCCTATGTCCCCCTTGTCAGGAAGAATCACCCAAAGCCAAGGCATCTTTGGATGGACAGGTGGTGAGGATGGCCGTTTGTGTTGTTGGTTGTCTGACGAAGCATTTGATAGCAATCGCTCATTTATATCCAGTGCGCTGGTTGCCAAGGTACAAAAGAATAGCAGGAATAGCCGGCACAGTCCATATTAG